The region TAAAAGGCTCATGCAAAGCCTTGCAAGCGGTGTAACAGCGTTTCTCACATAGCTTTGTTTACAGCGGTTTTATGAATTTTTGGGTTTTTACAAAGTATCGGATGAATATTTGGCAGACGGTATTCCGCACATCGATATGGCGCGGCAAAGGAAAGGTGAGGCCGTCTGAAAATAGTGGATATAATCAGTTTAGTGTATTCATTGTGAATAAATTAAGGCTATAATGCTTTACTAAAGAGCCGCTTCAGACGGCCTTGTTAAACGGAAACTCTTCATGAAGCTCACTTATTTTGTCGTACTGGCGGTTGTCGGCGCGACGCTGCCTGCTTATGCAAACCAGCCGCTGTATTCCACCGGCAAGCTCGATAATGGCCTGACTTATCATATTTTCAAAATTCCATCGGCCGGTAAACGGCTGATGACACGCATGAATGTCGGCGTGGGCGCAGCCGATGAAAATGCCGGAGAAGAAGGCATTGCCCACATCACCGAGCATATGGTGTTTCAATCTTCGCCGCAAAACCCACAAGGCTTGTCTAACCGTTTGATGAAAGACGGCTGGCAGATGGGGCGGCATTTCAACGCGCTTACTACTTACGACTATACGCGCTATATGCTGACCCCGCCACGCGGAGTCAAACAGCTTGATGAAGCCTTATTGATCTACCGCCAAATTTTGCAGCCGAAGCAGTTTTCCGCTGCCGATTGGGAAAAAGAACAGCAAGTGATTTTAAGTGAATGGCGTCAGCAGCAAAGCCTGCAAAACCGACTCAGCCGCCAGCAGCATGAATTGCTGTATAAAGGCGCGCGCCAAGGGCGGTATGCGCCGATTGGGCGTTTGGAAGCTATAGAAAAAGCCGACATGAAAACCGCCGGCGATTTTCACAACCGCTGGTATGGCGTGAACAATGCCGTGTTGGTGGTGATGGGCAATGTAAGTATTGACGAAACTTCCGCCTTGATTCAAAAATTATTCGGCAGCTTGCAGCCGGTTACCTTGAGCGAGCGCCGCTACGAAGAATACGAGCCGGCTTTGCAAAACGGTTGGCACATTGCGCAAGTGGCTGACCGCGATAATGCCGATAACAAATTATCGCTGGTGTTCCGCTTTAAAAAGCAGCCGGCATCAGCTTACGAAGAGTATGCTTATCAGCGTTTACTGGATAATTTTGCCGCCTTTATCATCAACCGCCGCATTCAGCAATCGGGCGAAGATGTGGTATTGAAAATGGATACGCTGGGGCGAAATACCGGCGTTTTGGTGTTCCAATCCGAAACCGGGACCAATCAGCATAGTGAAATGTTGGACGTGTTGCGTCATTTGCGCCAAGACATTTTAAACACACCGGCCACCAACGAAGAATTGGCGCAATACCGCAAAGCATTGCACGGAAATTTGTCGCCGCAGAAAGCCGGTATTCCCAATGATTTGAACAAAGTAGCCGCAATAAGCGATGAAACCGTATTGCGCGGTTTGCCAATGCCCGATGCCGAAACCCAAACCATAGACCGCAGCCAGCTTTACCGCATCAATGCCAAAGCGGTGAATGAACGCATTGCCGATTGGCTGAACGCACCCGATAAAATGATTGAGGTGCAGGCACAGGCAGATGAGAAAGTGAAGCTTCCTGAAGTATCTGAATTGAGTCAAGAGGTTAGTTCGCATAAAAACGGTTCGGACGGTCTGATTGAGCCGCATTTTGCCGAAAATCAAGGCGGCAGTATTCTCGCCGAACGCCACGATGCCAAATTGAACCTGCATTATCTGACTTTGAGTAACGGAGATATGGCGGTGGTGATGAAATTGCCGGTGGCAGGTAATAATCTGTATTTCAAAGCCTTATCCAATGTTGGCTATTGGCAACAGCCGCAACAGGCATGGCAGGGCGAAATTTTAGCCGATGTGTTGGTGCGATCAACGCCGCAAGGTATGAGTGCGGCCAATTTCAAACAATGGCAACAAAAGAAGGGCATACAGCGTTACCGTTTCCGCTTGGGTGGCTATTATCAGACGACCGATGTACAAGCCGCCAAAACTGCGTTGCAATCGGTGTTGCAGCTTTACCGCCAGCAGCAAACTGCCCCTGATTTCAGCGGTTGGCAACAGGTTGTGAAGCGGGAAGAATCGCGTTTTAAAGTGGCGCAATATGCCAAATCAGGGCGGCAACGTGATGCCTTGAACACGCTGCAATATGGCCGCAATGCGCTGATGCCGTCCGAAAGCCTTGCTTATGCAGGTTTGAATGAAGCTGCTTTCCGACAACAATGGCAAACACTGGCTTCCGCACCAACTACTTATTACATCGTCAGCAATCTGCCGATTGAAAATGTGAAGCCTTGGGTGGCGCAATACTTGGCCGATATTCCGCGCCAAGCCATGCCTTCGACCAAATATCCTTGGCAAAGTGGCCGTCAGATACGGCAAATCGCCGCCAACGATACGCAAGGCACAGATGTGCAAGCCTTGTCGTGGCAAACCATAGCCCGGCTTTCGCCGGCGCAACATGAGCAAATCAAGCTTTTGAACAATATTGCCAATGCGCGTTTGAAAGACGAATTACGCGGCAAACAGCAAAGCGTTTACGCCGTGAAATTTCAGGCTGAGCCTAATATCGGGCAAAACCGTATGCAAAGCCGCTTGTCGTTTAATACGTCAAGCGAACAAGCCCGATCCGCTTGGCAGACCGCGCAAAAGGTGTTGAACGCCCTATCTGACAATATCGGCTTCAGCGAAGCACGTAATCTGCGTAAGCTCTTTGTCGAACAGGAAAATGCCCGCCGCCGCAAGCCCGAATTGTGGTTGGAGCGGTTGGTTATTAGCCACCAAAGCTACGGTGATGCACGTTATTTGACCGAGATTTCCAATATCCCGGCAAATTTCAGCCGCAATCAGTTACGCGAAACGGCGAAATTGATGTGGTCGGCGGAAAACGAGAAAATTTTGCTGATGACACCGCGGCCTTAACCAGCCTGATAAAAATGCCGTCTGAGCAGGGTGTCGGGCGGCATTAAAGCAAGCGGTCGCTGCCTTCAAATGGTTGGGAATGGTTTTGCATGGTTATCATCCTAAAAAATATTCAGACGGCCTTAAGATGCAGATACAGGCCGTCTGAAAGATCAGCATAAATATAGTGAATCCACTTTAAAATAGTACGGCGTTGGTTCGCTTAGCCGTTATCTATACTGTCTTCGGCTCACCGCCTTATCCTATTTTAAAGTGAATCCACTATATTTTTCAGTTAAAGCGCACCAATAAGCCGCTGCCGGCACGATAATCCGGTCGTTGAAATCATAAAGCGGATTGCTGCGCCAGTCGTGGATATTTTCTTCATGAATCGGCAATGCATCCATATCCGCGCGTAAGCCGATGATTTTTTACCGTCGCCGTTTTTTTAACGTACCGGCCACACCGGTTTTGCCCAAACCGTGAGGCACTTCATAGCCCATTGCTGAAGCAAATCGGCAATGATGTCGCCGGTGTGCTGTTTTTCAAACCCAAGCCCGGGAGGTTTGGTGGATTTGGCCGGCGCAGGCGGGTAAATTCTTTTTCTCTTTGTCGTAGCGTTTGCAAATGGCTTATGGCATTTCCTTTGGATTCTTCTGAATTATGGTAGGTAGAAAATTTCAATTATCCTGGCCCCTTCAACTTTGTTAACAATATGCAAATATAAAAAGGCCGTCTGAAATCTTTTCAGACGGCCTTTGATGGTTGAATTTTATTGCGCTTTCAGGCGGGCAATGCGGTTATCCAAAGACGGGTGGGTACTCAACAGCGAATCTTTGCTTTCGCTGGCAATACCCATGGCGTTCATCTCTTGCGGTAAATCGTTTCCGGCACCTTTCAAGCGTTGCAAGGCGGCAATCATTTTGGGTGCGCCGACTAATTTGGCGGCACCGGCATCGGCGCGGTATTCGCGTTGGCGGCTGAACCACATCACAATGATGCTGGCCAAGAAACCGAAGACGATTTGCAACACCATGCTGACCATGAAATACATGCCGGTGGAGGTGCTGCCGTCTTCATTGCGGGCAACCATGCCGGAAATGATGCGGGCGAAGAATACAACGAAGGTATTGACCACGCCTTGAATCAAGGTCAGCGTCACCATATCGCCGTTGCCGACGTGTGCCATTTCGTGTGCCAATACGGCTTCGACTTCATCACGGGTCATGTGGTCGAGCAGGCCGGTGGATACGGCAACCAAGGAATTGTTTTTACTGGCGCCGGTAGCGAATGCGTTTGGCTCCGGCGAATGGTAAATGGCCACTTCCGGCGTTTTCAAACTCCATTGACGCGCTTGGGCTTCAACGGTGGACAACAACCAAGCTTCTTCTTCGCTGCGCGGCTGGGTAATCACTTCCGCACCGACCGAACGTTTGGCCATGGTTTTGGAAAGAAGTAGGGAAATAATCGAGCCGCTGAAGCCGACGACGGCAGAATAAACCAACAGGCTGCCGACTTCGTCGGTGCTGTTAATGCCTAAAATAGCCAGAACGATACGGATAACGATCAGAACGGCAATATTGGTTGCAAGAAACAAGAAAATGCGTTTCACCGGATGGATTCCTTTAGTTGGTATGGTTTGTTTTATACTGGCCGCGGTGGCGCAGATTTGACGGTATTGTCTCAAAAAGGTTGATTCTAGGGAATAAGCTTTTGAGCAAAGGTATGCAAATCTGAATGTTAGTATCTGTTGGAAAGCAGTGGTTTATGCAAATTTCGGCCGGGCAGGTAAACATGTTGCCATAATCGAAAGGCCGTCTGAAAGTTTCAGACGGCCTTGATTCGGCCATGAAACATTACGATTGGCGTTGTTTTTCCGCCATCATTTCATGCAGTGTTTTCTTCGCCGGTTTCATCGGCACACGGCTATCCGTCCAGCCCAATTGTTTGTTTGGGGTTAAGGCGCGGAATTTGGTCGCTGCCCAACCAAATGCACGGTAGGCTTTTTTTCCGCTGAAAATGCCGTTGAACGTGCGCCATGCCATTTGCTCGCTAAAGGTATGAGAAGCACCTTGGCCGCGAATCGGATGCGGCACCACTTCGCTTGGCGGGCGTTGGGCTTCTACACGCAGACGCTGCATTTGCTCGGTAATCGGGATGCGTACCGGACACACTTCCGTACATGCGCCGCACATACTGCATGCGGTCGGCAGGTCGCTGGTGCTTTCCAAGCCGAGCAAGTGCGGCGACAGGATTTCGCCAATCGGCCCCGGATAAGTGGTGCCGTAAGCCGCGCCGCCGATGCGGGTGTACACCGGGCAGTGGTTCATACACGCACCGCATCGGATGCATTGCAAAGTGCGGCGCATTTGGTCTTCGGCATAGGCTTGCGTTCGGCCGTTGTC is a window of Neisseria yangbaofengii DNA encoding:
- a CDS encoding M16 family metallopeptidase yields the protein MKLTYFVVLAVVGATLPAYANQPLYSTGKLDNGLTYHIFKIPSAGKRLMTRMNVGVGAADENAGEEGIAHITEHMVFQSSPQNPQGLSNRLMKDGWQMGRHFNALTTYDYTRYMLTPPRGVKQLDEALLIYRQILQPKQFSAADWEKEQQVILSEWRQQQSLQNRLSRQQHELLYKGARQGRYAPIGRLEAIEKADMKTAGDFHNRWYGVNNAVLVVMGNVSIDETSALIQKLFGSLQPVTLSERRYEEYEPALQNGWHIAQVADRDNADNKLSLVFRFKKQPASAYEEYAYQRLLDNFAAFIINRRIQQSGEDVVLKMDTLGRNTGVLVFQSETGTNQHSEMLDVLRHLRQDILNTPATNEELAQYRKALHGNLSPQKAGIPNDLNKVAAISDETVLRGLPMPDAETQTIDRSQLYRINAKAVNERIADWLNAPDKMIEVQAQADEKVKLPEVSELSQEVSSHKNGSDGLIEPHFAENQGGSILAERHDAKLNLHYLTLSNGDMAVVMKLPVAGNNLYFKALSNVGYWQQPQQAWQGEILADVLVRSTPQGMSAANFKQWQQKKGIQRYRFRLGGYYQTTDVQAAKTALQSVLQLYRQQQTAPDFSGWQQVVKREESRFKVAQYAKSGRQRDALNTLQYGRNALMPSESLAYAGLNEAAFRQQWQTLASAPTTYYIVSNLPIENVKPWVAQYLADIPRQAMPSTKYPWQSGRQIRQIAANDTQGTDVQALSWQTIARLSPAQHEQIKLLNNIANARLKDELRGKQQSVYAVKFQAEPNIGQNRMQSRLSFNTSSEQARSAWQTAQKVLNALSDNIGFSEARNLRKLFVEQENARRRKPELWLERLVISHQSYGDARYLTEISNIPANFSRNQLRETAKLMWSAENEKILLMTPRP
- a CDS encoding amidohydrolase; translation: MDALPIHEENIHDWRSNPLYDFNDRIIVPAAAYWCALTEKYSGFTLK
- the htpX gene encoding protease HtpX, whose amino-acid sequence is MKRIFLFLATNIAVLIVIRIVLAILGINSTDEVGSLLVYSAVVGFSGSIISLLLSKTMAKRSVGAEVITQPRSEEEAWLLSTVEAQARQWSLKTPEVAIYHSPEPNAFATGASKNNSLVAVSTGLLDHMTRDEVEAVLAHEMAHVGNGDMVTLTLIQGVVNTFVVFFARIISGMVARNEDGSTSTGMYFMVSMVLQIVFGFLASIIVMWFSRQREYRADAGAAKLVGAPKMIAALQRLKGAGNDLPQEMNAMGIASESKDSLLSTHPSLDNRIARLKAQ